CGAAGATATTAGGTAGCGAGGACAGCGATGCGCGCGGTATTCTACTTTGCGGTAGCGGTCAGGGGATGGCGATGGCCGCTAACCGGGTGGCTGGGATTCGGGCGGCTCTAGCCTGGAATGAAGATATTGCCGCCTTAGCCCGTGAGCATGAAGACAGTAATGTACTGGCTCTACCAGCTCGCTTTATCGATTCGATTCAAGCCTTCGCAATTACCGATACCTGGCTAAAGACTAAGTTCTCTCAGGCGCCACGCCACCTACGGCGACTACAGGAGATTGAGCAGCTTTACGGCTAATGGTAAAGAAAGGAAAAACCAATGGTTGAGATCGCTACCGCTGTGCTGGCCGAGACGCCGGAGGCGTTTGCGCACGATTTAGCTCTGGCGGCAGCTTTAGGTGACCGCATCCAGTTCGATATCGCCGATGGAGAGTTCGCACCTAATAAAACGTTGAACTTAGTGCAGCTTTACTGGCCGGATTCGATCCGGGCCGATCTACATCTAATGGTTACCGAACCGCTTTCTCAGCTTGAGACAGTAATTGCGCTAAACCCGCATTTGGTAATATTTCATGCTGAAACACTCACGCTAGATGCACCAGAGTTGCGCGCGGCGAGTGAGCAGTTGCATGTACTTGGAATCAAGGTTGGTCTGGCTCTACTACCAACCACGACAGTCGTGAGTGTGGCGGCTAGTCTGTCGCTGTTTGATCATGTCCTAGTCTTTACTGGAGAGTTGGGTCACTATGGCGGTACGCTGAACGCAGATTGCTTACCTAAAATCGGAGAAATCAAACAGATCGATAGCCAACTCGAAGTCGGAGTCGATGGCGGGATTAATCCCGATACGGCTCCAGCCGTAGTTGCGGCTGGAGCGGATGTATTGAATGTTGGTGGCTACTTGCAGGGTGCTGATAATCCGGAAGCCGCTTATGCTACACTGAAAGCAGCCTTATAAGACATGAAACACACACAGTCCGAACTCCAGCTAATCGCTACAAGCATCCGCAAAGATATTATCGGTATGTTGCTGCAGGCTGGGAGTGGTCACTCGGCCGGTCCACTCGGCATGAGCGATATCTTTACCGCTTTGTATTTCGAAATTTTAAACCATCGTCCGGATGAACCGGACTGGAATGAGCGCGATATCCTGGTGCTTTCTAACGGCCACTGTGCCCCGGTACGTTATGCGGCTATGGCACGGGCGGGCTACTTTGCGAGCAGCGAGCTTAAGACTTTGCGTCAGCTCGGTAGTAACTTACAGGGCCATCCGGAGCGAACTCGCCTGCCCGGTCTCGAGACAACTTCTGGTCCTCTCGGCAGCGGTTTAAGCCAGGCAGCCGGCATGGCGTTAGCGCTGCGGATGGATGGCGTGCAGCAACGTTGGGTTTACTGCATGATGAGTGACGGTGAGCAAAACGAAGGTAACGTCTGGGAAGCAGCTCAATTTGCTGCTAAATACAAACTACATAACTTAACGGCGATTACTGATCGTAATAATATTCAGATCGACGGCCCAACCGAGGACGTAATGCCCCTGGAAGATTTACGGAGTAAGTGGGAGGCCTTTGGTTGGCATGTGCTTGAGATCGACGGTCACAACATTCCGGCCATTGTCGACGCCACCCAACAGGCTAAGGCCATCGTAAATAAGCCGGTTATGATATTGGCTCATACGATTCCCGGTAAAGGGGTAGATTTTATGGAGTACGATTACCACTGGCACGGTGCCCCACCCAACGCCGGGCAGGCGAAGGCGGCATTGCACCAACTTCGTACCCTGAGCGGGCAGATTAGGAGTGAGCATGAGTGAGATGAGATTGAATCCCGAACTGTATAATAAGACGGTCGAACAAGAGCCGTCTCGAAATGGCTTCGGACGCGGGTTGGTTGAGGCTGGCCGGCGGGATAAGCAAGTGGTGGCGCTCTGCGCTGACCTCACCGAGTCGACCCGAATGCAGGCTTTCGCCGAAGAGTTTCCCGACCGTTTTATTCAAGTCGGTGTGGCCGAGCAGAACTTAGTTACGGTAGCCAGTGGCATGGCTCATTTAGATAAGATCCCCTTCACTAGTAGCTATGCCGCCTTTAGTCCAGGCCGAAACTGGGAACAGATCAGAACTACTATTTGTCTGAACGAGCGCAACGTCAAGATTATCGGTTCGCATGCCGGCATTTCGGTTGGTCCAGACGGGGCGACCCATCAAATGTTAGAAGACATTGCCCTTATGCGGGTGCTACCCAACATGCAGGTAATCGTGCCCTGTGATAGTTTGCAGGCGGAAGCAGCTACTATTGAGATGGCGGCTGAGATTGGGCCGATGTATCTGCGTTTGTCACGGGCTAAGAGTCCGATTGTAACTACTAAGGATTCACCGTTCGAGATTGGAAAGTCTTATGTCTACCGTGAGGGCAGTGACGTTACTATAATCGCCTGTGGTACTATGGTGCACGCCGCCCTTAAGGCCGCCGCCGCACTTGCTCGGGCTAAGATCAGTGCCGAGGTTATTAACTGCTCTACCATTAAACCGCTCGATAGTGAGACGATCCTAGCTAGCGTTAAGAAAACCGGTCGAGTCGTTACTGTCGAAGAGGCTCAAGCGGTTGCCGGACTCGGTGGGGCAGTGGCCGAACTGTTAGGCGAACACTTGCCTGTGCCGCTACTTAGGATCGGTATGGATGATCGCTTCGGTGAGTCGGGAGCACCAGACGAACTGCTACGAGAGTTTAAGCTCGATACCCCCGGTATCACGCTGCAGGTAAAAGAGTTTATTAAGACTCGTCCGGCCCAGGCTAAGACTCAGTCCAAGGCAGCCCCTAGCAAAGCTAAGACTAAAAAGAGGAGTAAATCATGAGTAATATTCACGCCGCCCGAGCGGCTTACCAACGCGCTCGCAACGAGGGCTACGCAATCGGAGCTTTTAATATCGACAATCAGGAGACGTTGATTGCCGTAGCCCGGGCAGCTCAGGCTAAGAAAGCTCCAGTTATGGTGGAGGTCTCAGCTGGAGAGGTGAAGGCGATGGGACTGAAGAATATCCGTGCTATGGTCGACAACTACCGTGATGAGTATGGTATCGAGCTTTACATTAACCTCGATCATTCGCCATCGGTAGCCGAGGCTAAGGCCGGTATCGACGCCGGGTTTGAATTTATCCACATCGATATCTCCCAAGCTAACCATGAGGCTAGTGATGCAGAAATCATTGCCGCCACCCGAGAAGTGGTTGAGCATGCTAAGACTACCGGAGCTCTGGTAGAGAGTGAACCACACTACTTTGGTGGAAGTTCTAATGTGCACGATACCGAGATCGATTACGAAGAGATTAAACAGACTTTTTCTACTCCCGAGTCTACGGTCGAGTTTATCCAAGCCACCGGTATCGACACCTTTGCTGTAGCGATCGGTAACTTACACGGTAAGTATCCGGTACCAAAACAGCTCGATATTGAGTTGTTGCAACGAATTAATGCTCAGCTACCAGAAGATACTTACCTCAGTCTGCACGGTGGCTCTGGCACACCGGAGCATTTTTATCAGGCGGCAGTTAGTAACGGCATCAGTAAGGTTAACATCAATTCCGATATGCGTTACGCCTTCCGGAAAACCTTAGAAGCAGTCTTGAACGATAATCCGGATCAGTATGCTGTGGTCAAGCTAATGCCAGAGGTGATAGCCGCCGTCCAGGCAGTAGTGGAGGAGAAGATCGAGATGTTCGGTGCTAGTGGTAAGGCCGTTTTAAACTAGATACTCTTAGGCTTAAGCTCGGGTCTAAATCTTCAAAAATTGTCCGATCGGACAATTTTTGAAGATTTAGACCGAAGAAAATGGGTGCTGGGGCGCGCGAAAGTTAAAATAAAGGCAAAGAAAAAACTTGAGACGTACACCGTGATCGGTGGCGAAGGGTGACCTTCGCGTCTCAAGTTTGGCGTAAGGGTAGGACAGGTGGGGCAGCCGACGTGCACAGCTACGGTTACGGACACCGCGCGTACTAGAACGGCCGCCCCACCGGGGCAGATGGAGCGTGGCTGGAGCACACAAAAGACCGGGCGGCCTAGTATGCGGATAGCTACGGTCACCTGCCTACCGCCCACTAGGGGCGGTCCTAGCTCGTCGTCCTCAGTAGCGGACACCCGGGGTGAAGGTGTCCGCTGCATAGGAGCGCCGAGCGCCGAGCCGAGGCAGATATCACCTCAGTTCGGACAGTTTACCAAGAGCTTACGCCCATACTAGAGGGGCGTACCGCTGCACAAACGGTAGACGCGTGTGGCGTCCTAGCTCCTGGTTAGGTCCGGATGTTGGGTATGGAAAGTGCGGGCCGCCCCACTACCTTCCGATTCGAACCTATCCGACTCTCTGAGGGTAACGACTTTCAACAGGTCACTCGGATCACGAGCTTCTGCCGTCGGTACGTCGCCCCCCTACTCAGTCGGGTGCACTTTAACTATAAAGGTACTACTAAGTAATCCCGGGCAATTGGTGGATTACTGGCTATATATAATAGATGATTTGTCGGTCGTCTGGCAAGTTCAAAATCGAGACTGTGCGAATTGGCAGTCCCCGAGAGCTGTGTGACCGGTCTACAAGGGGCAGCTGACGTGCTATCATAAGCATAATGCAGCTAGCAAAAACCGTGAAAATCACTACGATCGGAGCCGCCGTCCAGGATGTATTCCTTATGGGTGAGGTGTTACGCGCCCGGCGGGACGTCAGGACCCATGATTTTGTCGAACAGTTTCCCTTGGGGGCCAAGCTAGAACTGGATAAGGTCATCTTTGACACCGGGGGTGGGGCCACAAATGCAGCCGTCACATTCGCCCGACATGGTTTTGAGACTCAATTTTTAGGTAAGATTGGCGATGACCCGGCTGGAGCGCACATTCTTCAGGACTTGCAGCGGGAGGGGGTGAAGACCGGTCGGATAAAGTGTGACTTAGATGGCACGACCGGCTACTCGACGTTACTATTGGCCCCGCGCGGAGAACGGACAGTGTTGGTTTACCGCGGTGTATCACAAGAGCTCAGTGCGGATGATTTCGATAACTTCGCTCGACTGAAGACCGATTGGCTATACGTCTCATCACTGAGCGGTAACTTCCCACTACTAGAGGCAATCGTGGCCTTTGCACAGAAGAGTGATGTCAAGCTAGCTATTAACCCAGGTTCAGCCGAATTAAAGCAGGCTGCGCGGCTGAAGAAGCTACTACCGAACTTCGCCGTAGTGAGTCTGAACAAGGAAGAGGCCGGTGAGTTGAGTGAGGCAAAGACGAGCGCACAACGGGCAGCAGATATCGCTCGTCTTGCCGACATAGCAGTGGTGACCGACGGAGCTAAGGGCTCGGCTGCTAGTGACGGGACGTCGATCTATCAAGCCGGACTGTACGAGGACACTCCAGTGTTAGATCGGACCGGAGCGGGGGACGCCTTTACCTCCGGTTTTGTGGCTAGCATCGCTCGTGGTACTGACATTCCGACCGCCCTCACCTTTGCCAGTGCTAACTCTACCTCTGTCGTCGGGCAGATCGGAGCGAAAGCTGGAATTCTGACGGCTACGGCCAAGTACAAGAAGATGGAGATTAGAGAAACCAAGATTAATACTCAGAAGGCCCCCGATGCTTAGTCGTCTCTTACTCGCTAAACAGCCGATGTTCGATCGTACCATCACTCAACTGGAGGCTCAGACTCATAACCGTTCGATCGATGCGGCGCTAGTAGCCGAGCTGCTGCATACGGCACATGCTAAGATGCGCGTCCTGAAGCTGGATCCGGCCGATACCACCGGACCTGAGCTATATCGCACTTTAGTTAACACCGTAGCTACTCATGACGAACATCTGGCGCGGGAGCTGGGCGGTGTAAATACTAGTGATATCCGCGAGATGGTGCCCTTAATAGTTAAGCGCATCGAGCAGCTTGATATACCACGGGATGGCTGGTTCTTAAAGCATGAAGTAGCGGAGCAGATGCTACTTCGTATGCCGCCTAAGACAATCATGGCTAAGCTAGGCTATACCAGCGCTAAGCAGATGATGAAGGAGGAGAATCTGTATGAGATTTACGGTGCTTTGCGATTTGCTGAGAAGGCCGATTGGCTGAATGAGTACAACCAACAGTATGAGACCTTAACGGCGTCTGACTTCGAACCACGCCGGATCGAGGTGGTGCAGTTCGATGCGGATAAGTGGGGAGATATAGCCTCCCATTTCATCGAGAAAAAACTGCACAACATCACTCATCTTAAAGAACTGGGAGTGATCATGACCATGCCGGTACTCGGTTCACAGCCGATGCCAGGCATTACGCTCAAGGTAATGCCCCTTATTCTACACTACTTTAATGAGATTCGACTCTATTCAGCTTTCTTCAAATTAATGCGCGAAAAGAAAAATTTCGGCGAGATCTTCGTCAACACACTGATAGCAGACCCTTCGCCGGTTGAGGTTACTCAAGGTGAATTTATCCACTGGCGGGTAATCCAACGCTATTTCGGTAAGCTCAAAGACGAGTATCATCCAGAGATGTTCGAGCCACACGTTCAGCCCGAGGATCTGCACTGGCGAAAAGCCGAGGATATTCTCTATGAGGTCGACCCCGAGCTCGAGTTTTGGCGAGAGCTCGACTACGTCGGGTTGTTTATGAATGATGACGAGCCGGTAACCTTCAACCTAATGGATGTCTCACTCAGCTATTCAAATCAGTTAGAGTTTGAAGACCGCTACCTGTATCACTTCCGGGAGTCGTTGTGGAACGAGGTGTTTGTGCGTTATCTAGGGCAGAAGAATCTCGAAGATCGTATCCTTAAACGCCTCGACAACGCCCTGATCGCGCCAGAGACGATTACCGACTTCAAGTAAAATTAAAGGCGGAAAGTTGCTGGCGCGTCTCGACTTAGATCGACTTGATAGTAGGTGCCTTACTGGCTGCGGCCAACTGATATACTGGTTTAAGTATGCAGAAATTTAAGCTAGCTTCGGACTATCAACCGACCGGGGATCAACCGGCGGCTATAGAACAGCTCAACACCGGCGTATCCCGCGGTGATACTGAGCAGACCCTGCTTGGTGTAACCGGTAGCGGTAAGACCTTTACCATGGCCAACATCATTGCCGAGCAGCAACGTCCGACGTTGGTATTGAGTCACAACAAAACCTTAGCCGCCCAACTGTACGGTGAGTTTAAGCGCTTCTTCCCTGATAATGCGGTGCACTATTTCATCAGTTACTTCGACTACTACCAGCCAGAGGCCTATATACCGCAGTCCGACACTTATGTCGAGAAAGATTCACAGATCAATGAGGAGATCGATCGACTGCGCCATGCTTCGACCAAGGCCTTGCTAGAGCGCAAGGATGTCATCATCATCGCTAGTGTCAGTTGTATCTACGGACTGGGGGCGGTCGATGATTACGCTTCACTAGCGATAAAACTGAAGCGGGGTGAGCTGCGCAAACGAGATAAGTTCTTACGTCATTTGACCGACATCCAGTATGAGCGAAACGATATCGATTTCAAACGTGGCACCTTCCGCGCTAAAGGTGATATCGTCGATGTTTTTCCGATTGGTGACGAATCGGCCTTTCGGTTCGAGTTCTTCGGGGACGAGATCGAGAACATTCGCCGCATCGACCCCTTAACTGGGGAGCTGGGCCAGAGTCTGGATACGGTGACGATCTTTCCGGGAAGTCACTTTGTCACACCGGAAAAGAAACTGAAAGCGGCGATGGGTAAGATCCGGACTGAGCTAAGTGAGCGCTTGCAACAACTGCAGGCCGACGGTAAGTTGCTCGAGGCCCAGCGGTTGGAACAGCGAACTAATTATGATCTAGAGATGATGGAAGAGACCGGTTTCGTTAAAGGAATCGAGAACTACTCTCGCTATTTAACTAATCGTGAGCCAGGTGAACAGCCAGCTACACTCATGGACTATTTTCCGGACGATTATTTAATGTTTATCGATGAGTCGCACATGACAGTGCCCCAAGTGAGGGGTATGTATAATGGCGATCGGGCCCGGAAGGAGACGCTAGTTGAACACGGTTTTCGTCTGCCCAGTGCACTGGATAATCGACCGCTGACCTTTACGGAATTCGAACGCCACATGAACCAGACTATCTATGTTTCCGCTACGCCGGCCGAATTTGAACTGTCGCGCTCACAGCAGGTAGTGGAGCAGATCATTCGCCCTACCGGACTGATCGATCCAGCCATCTCGATTCGACCTACGACGGGTCAGATCGATGATTTGATTGCCGAGGTGAGAGATACGGTGACTCAAGGACATCGGGTGCTGATTACGACCCTGACTAAACGTATGGCGGAAGATTTAACCGAGTACCTGGCCGAGCTGGATATAAAGGTGCAGTATCTGCACTCCGAAGTCGATACGTTTGAGCGTAGTGATATCTTGCGCGATCTGCGGCTCGGCACTTACGACGTCTTAGTTGGCATTAATCTGTTACGTGAGGGACTCGATCTACCGGAAGTCGGTCTGGTAGCTATCCTTGATGCCGATAAAGAAGGGTTTCTGCGTAGCGCTCAGGCACTGATTCAGACTGTCGGTCGCGCAGCTCGTCACGTCGAAGGTCGGGTAGTTATGTATGCCGATAGGGTGACCGATTCGATGCAGCGTGCTATCGATGAGACCGACCGGCGGCGTGAGATCCAAGTAGCACATAATAAGCAGCATGGTATTACGCCCCAGGGTATCAAACGGGCGATCGAAGCTCGCATGCATGAAGAGGAGGCGGAGAGTGCGACCCCGAAAGTCGATGTTAAGAAGATTCCTAAGGGCGAGCATGCCCATGTGATCCGGGATCTTTCGGCTCAGATGAAGCTAGCCGCCGCTAACCTACAGTTTGAGGAAGCGGCCGAACTGCGAGACCTGATAGAGCAGATTAAAACCGCTCAGTAATCTCCATTTGAGCTGATCGCTGAGGTACTATCGAGAACCGAGCATTATCTTCAAAAAGTGTCCGATCGGACACTTTTTGAAGATAATGAGATAGTAGGTGGTGTGGGCTGGGCGGTAAATTGGTTTGGCCGTGTTGTCGAGTAAGCGCTATACTAATTGATATGTCACAAATCAACCCCGAAGCTATTTTGAAACTTGGCCTGCTGGCGCGTCTCGGCATAGATGATGAGTTAGCTGCCGAGCTAGCCCCCCAGCTAAAGGAGATACTCGACTACGTAGCCCAGCTTGATTCTGTCGACACCACTGACACCCCCACTACCAATCAAGTCACCGGTCTTAGTGATATCTGGCGGGTAGACGAGGTGCAGCCGTCTTTACTGACTCGGGAACAGTTGTTACAAAATGCCCCCCAAACGCAGGACGGTTATATCAAGGTAAAGCGGGTGATACAGTGAGCTGGCCAACTTTAAGTGAACTGGTAGCTGAGCTTAAAGCCGGCCAACGAAGTGTGGAGGCTGTAGTGAGCGAGAGCTTAAAGCGAGCCGAGGCAGCTGTTGATTTCCACGCCTTACTGGAGCTTAATCCCGCTGCGCTGGAGCGAGCGAAGAGTCTTGATGCGGATTTGGCCGCCGGGGTTGTGCCGGGACCACTGTTCGGTGTGCCCTGCATTGTTAAAGACAACTTCTTAACTTCTGATACTAAGACGACGGCGGCCAGTAAGATACTAGAAACTTTTCAGGCGCCATATCAGGCTACCGCGGTCGAGCGATTAGAAGCAGCCGGAGCTATCGTTATCGCGAAGGCAAACTTGGATGAGTTTGCCCAGGGCTCTTCGACCGAGAATAGCGCCTTCGGTCCGTCGAAAAATCCCCACGATAAGAGTCGAGTGCCGGGTGGCTCTTCTGGCGGTTCAGCTGCAGTAGTAGCTCTCGGTATTGTGCCTTTCGCGCTAGGCACCGATACTGGTGGTTCGATTCGACAGCCGGCCAGCTTTTGCGGAGTGGTCGGTTACAAGCCGACCTATGGACTAGTGTCACGTTATGGCGTGGTAGCGATGGCTTCCTCCTGTGACGTGGTAGGTCCTATCACTAATTCGGTGAGTGATGCAGCCTATGTGCTAGACGTTCTGGCTGGCCCTGATCCGCGAGATTCTACCACTATTGAGCGCGAGGTCGATTACACTGTGACGCGACCGGCCGATTTGCGAGGATTAAGGGTCGGTGTCATCGCCGAGCATTTATCTGAAACGGTCGAGCCCGGGGTCAAGCAAGAGTTAGGCAAAGCCGTTGATAAGCTAAAGGCTAACGGTGCAGTAGTGAGCGATATCAAACTACCGTTGGACAAGCTGGCGTTAGCGGTCTATTACATTATCGTGCCGGCCGAGATTAGTTCTAACTTAGCCCGTTATGATGGGGTGAAGTACGGCCTATCGGTCGATAGTGCTAACGATCTGCTTGAGACTTACCTACAGACGCGTGGGGCTGGTTTCGGGGCTGAGCCTTTGCGCCGAATTCTGACCGGGACTTACGTTCTCTCCAGCGGTTATCAGGAAGCTTACTACCAGCAGGCGCAGAAGGTACGAACATTAATCCGTGAAGATTACGCGCGCATATTCTCCGATTATGATGTTATTCTCGGTCCGACGGTGGCGACTACGGCGTTTGAGTTGGGGGCTAAACAGGATCCGTTGAGTATGTATCTAAGTGACAGTATGACGATTGCTACTAACTTAGCCGGAATTCCGGCGATTAGCTTACCGGCTGGTGAATCGGACGGTTTACCAGTTGGTCTGCAGTTGCAGGCGGCCCAGCGTCAGGATAAGCGGTTACTTGAAGTTGCGGCGGCGCTGGAGGACATCTTATGATGGAGACAGTACCGATAGTATTAGGCGCAGCACTACTGTTTGGTTTAATGCTCTTAGCCGTACCTCGAGCTAGGGGTCATTCAATCAAGTCTATCGATAAAGCTCTTGTTAGACGGCGTTGGGATGAGATTACTACTATTGCGGCTAAGCCTGATCAGTCAGCACGGTACGCTATTATCGAGGCCGATAAGCTACTCGATTACGTTTTGAAAAACCGTGGTTATAGTGGTGAGACGATGGGAGAGCGGATGCGCTCGGCCGCCACTGATTTCAGTTATACCGATGATGTTTGGGAGGCGCATAAGCTACGTAATAAGCTAGTGCATGAGGCACAGTACGAACTTGAGAGTCATTTGATCAATCGCTCAATCACGCAGTTCGAGCGCGCCCTAAAAGACATGGGGGCACTGTAAATGGCTCGGCATGACTGGCAGGTAGATATCGGTATCGAGTGTCACGTGCAGCTGAAAACAGCCAGTAAGCTGTTCTGTGGCTGCAGTAATGATGCTCGTCTGGCCGAGCCCAACACCTTAGTCTGTCCGGTCTGCCTCGGACTGCCTGGTACCTTGCCAGTCCTGAACCGACGCGCGGTTGAATTGGCGATTATTGCCGGTCAGGCACTGAATGCTGAGATCGCTACGGAGACTAAGTTTGATCGTAAAAACTATTTTTATCCCGATTTGCCGAAAGGTTATCAGATTACTCAGTTTGATCAGCCAATTATCGGTAGGGGTGAAATCGAGGTTAGTGATAGTGATCGTAGTTCCTTCACGGTCGGTCTGACTCGAGCTCACCTCGAAGAAGATGCCGGTAAACTAGCCCATCCCGAGGGAGCAGATTATTCATTGGTTGATCTTAATCGTGCCGGTACCCCACTACTGGAGATAGTCTCTGAGCCGGATATACATAGCCCAGCTCAAGCCAAGGCCTATGCTCAGGAGCTATACTTACGCATGCTTTACGCCGGTGTCAGCGATGTCGATCTCTACCATGGCAACATGCGTTTTGATGTTAACGTTAGCGTGCGTAAGACCGGCACCACCACCTTGGGTACTCGGAGCGAAACGAAAAATCTAAACTCTTTCCGTAGTATCGAGCGAGCCTGTGAATATGAGATCAAGCGACAGACTGAACTGCTAGAACAGGGCGGGTCGGTAGTACAAGAGACGCGCGGTTTTGATGAGACGAGCGGTACTACTATCTCGCAGCGGAGTAAGGAAGAGGCGATGGATTACCGCTACTTTCCGGAGCCAGATTTGCCGCCACTAGTAATCACCCCGGTGATGAAGCAGGAGATCATCGATACCGCCCCCCCACTCCTTGGTACGATTCGTCAACAATTAGCCAAACTAGGTGTATCGGCTAGTGTAGTTAACGGTCTCCTAAACTATCCGACATTGGTAACTAAACTGTTTGTTGAGCGGGATGAGGCGCAGGCAGCTAGTGAGCATCTAGCGCGGATCGCCAACTGGTTAGCTAATGTAGTAATCGCTGAATTAGGCGAGCAACCCGGCGAGTTTATCGCGGAGCCGACTAACTATTTCATGTATCCGGGTGAGTTGACTAAACTTTCCGAGATGGTGGAGTCAGGCCAGATCAGCTCTACTGGGGCTAGGCGCCTATTAGCTGACTACTATACCGATTTTAAAGATCTAACGCAGAAAGCTGAGGAGCTAGGTCTGCTTCAGGTGTCGGATTCAGCCGAACTGGAGAAGATAGTCGATGCGGTTATAGCCGACAATCCCCAAGCTGCCGCGGATGTAGAATCGGGTGAGGAGAAGGCGATCGGGTTTCTGGTTGGACAGATTATGCAAGCTAGCCGCGGTCAGGCTAATCCACAGAAAGTACAGCAGATTATCCGAGAGCGGCTCGGCCGTGCGTAGACCGGCCGGCACATAGGTCATCACAACGGCTATCGGTTCAGGGAGACACAATCTGCTACGGCAGCGGTAATAGGTCGGGCTACATTCAAGCGGTAGTTGAGATGGCTTTAAGTTTAACCCTGACCCTTAGCTCGATTTGATGAATTTATACTTACTAAACAGCCTAAAATCGATAACTTATGGCTTGAAAAAGGAGGAGAATTTGCTATTATATAAGATATGGAAGCATTCGAAATATTAGTTGTAGTCCTCAGTATCTTGCTAGCCGTTTTTTTGATTTTGGCCATAGTACTATTAGTATTAGTTCTGAAGGTTGCTCGTAAGGCACAAGAGATTACTGAACGCATCGATAAGCTGAGCAGTAACTTCGGTAGCAGTATCGTTAAGGGGCTACGCAACAATCTCGATATGTCGGCCGTTTTCTCAGCGATGATTGCCGCCGGCCGTAAGGTTTACCGTAAGCGTGAACAAAATAAAGATGATAATTAAGGAGGTGCATGATGAGTAAAGACGACACCACTAAGAAAAAAGGAGGGTTCGCCCTGGGTGCCCTGTTTGGCGCTGCCGCTGGAGCGATTACCGGCTTACTGTTTGCCCCTAAGCGCGGCGATGAAACCCGAGCCGAGCTGAAGCAGAAGGCCCGTCAGGCCGAAGGCGAAATTAAGGAGCGGAGTACCACCGCCCGCGCTAAGGTGCAGGGCACTGCAGCAGAGGTTAAGCAGAACAGTAGTCGTTTAGGCAAAAAAGCCAAAGGCGTAGCTAGCGCCACTAAGGCAGCTATCACGGCTGAGACTAAGACCGGCTCTAAGTTGCGGCAGAAGGA
Above is a genomic segment from Candidatus Saccharimonadales bacterium containing:
- a CDS encoding YtxH domain-containing protein; the protein is MMSKDDTTKKKGGFALGALFGAAAGAITGLLFAPKRGDETRAELKQKARQAEGEIKERSTTARAKVQGTAAEVKQNSSRLGKKAKGVASATKAAITAETKTGSKLRQKEAEARAKDLKSDVKRTVKKTTKK
- the gatB gene encoding Asp-tRNA(Asn)/Glu-tRNA(Gln) amidotransferase subunit GatB; translated protein: MARHDWQVDIGIECHVQLKTASKLFCGCSNDARLAEPNTLVCPVCLGLPGTLPVLNRRAVELAIIAGQALNAEIATETKFDRKNYFYPDLPKGYQITQFDQPIIGRGEIEVSDSDRSSFTVGLTRAHLEEDAGKLAHPEGADYSLVDLNRAGTPLLEIVSEPDIHSPAQAKAYAQELYLRMLYAGVSDVDLYHGNMRFDVNVSVRKTGTTTLGTRSETKNLNSFRSIERACEYEIKRQTELLEQGGSVVQETRGFDETSGTTISQRSKEEAMDYRYFPEPDLPPLVITPVMKQEIIDTAPPLLGTIRQQLAKLGVSASVVNGLLNYPTLVTKLFVERDEAQAASEHLARIANWLANVVIAELGEQPGEFIAEPTNYFMYPGELTKLSEMVESGQISSTGARRLLADYYTDFKDLTQKAEELGLLQVSDSAELEKIVDAVIADNPQAAADVESGEEKAIGFLVGQIMQASRGQANPQKVQQIIRERLGRA
- the gatA gene encoding Asp-tRNA(Asn)/Glu-tRNA(Gln) amidotransferase subunit GatA — its product is MSWPTLSELVAELKAGQRSVEAVVSESLKRAEAAVDFHALLELNPAALERAKSLDADLAAGVVPGPLFGVPCIVKDNFLTSDTKTTAASKILETFQAPYQATAVERLEAAGAIVIAKANLDEFAQGSSTENSAFGPSKNPHDKSRVPGGSSGGSAAVVALGIVPFALGTDTGGSIRQPASFCGVVGYKPTYGLVSRYGVVAMASSCDVVGPITNSVSDAAYVLDVLAGPDPRDSTTIEREVDYTVTRPADLRGLRVGVIAEHLSETVEPGVKQELGKAVDKLKANGAVVSDIKLPLDKLALAVYYIIVPAEISSNLARYDGVKYGLSVDSANDLLETYLQTRGAGFGAEPLRRILTGTYVLSSGYQEAYYQQAQKVRTLIREDYARIFSDYDVILGPTVATTAFELGAKQDPLSMYLSDSMTIATNLAGIPAISLPAGESDGLPVGLQLQAAQRQDKRLLEVAAALEDIL